The Alteripontixanthobacter sp. genome has a window encoding:
- a CDS encoding diacylglycerol kinase family protein: MAGPIHEFTRLPHGAASTPPATAAIRGSAEREAGEPLVGLVYNPRSRRNRGADFAEFGRPGVLNARPDTREELPGVMARFAKKGIDFLVINGGDGTVRDVLTAGQPFFGDDWPAIAVLPKGKTNALNVDLGAPSDWSLSDAIEAYKSGRRVIRRPLAMCDIDAQARGEAGEPLLGFIIGAGAIATGVKVGQDAHRLGAFNSFAVGMTGAWGVLQSLFGSDRNIWRRGVAMEFHLGEDRTPLPPGDYGDATRPFLLLSTTLDKLPVGIRPFGKADGAIKLAVMKNSRRRLVALFPAIAMGFAPKWLDEFGFHQSATDCFEMKIGDQFILDGEVFPAGNYRVEQGARMEFVVP; encoded by the coding sequence ATGGCTGGTCCGATCCATGAATTTACGCGGTTGCCGCACGGCGCGGCCTCCACGCCGCCTGCCACCGCCGCCATCCGCGGATCGGCGGAGCGGGAGGCGGGGGAACCGCTGGTCGGGCTGGTCTACAACCCGCGCAGCCGTCGCAATCGCGGGGCGGATTTCGCCGAATTCGGCCGGCCGGGCGTGCTCAATGCGCGGCCCGATACGCGCGAGGAATTGCCCGGCGTAATGGCGCGCTTCGCCAAGAAAGGCATCGATTTTCTCGTCATAAATGGCGGCGATGGCACCGTGCGCGACGTGCTGACCGCCGGACAGCCCTTTTTCGGGGATGACTGGCCCGCCATAGCGGTACTGCCCAAGGGCAAGACCAACGCACTCAACGTCGATCTGGGCGCCCCTTCGGACTGGTCGCTATCCGATGCGATAGAGGCGTATAAATCGGGCAGGCGCGTAATTCGCCGCCCCCTTGCGATGTGCGATATCGATGCGCAGGCGCGCGGCGAAGCGGGCGAGCCCTTGCTCGGCTTCATCATCGGCGCAGGGGCCATCGCCACCGGGGTTAAAGTGGGGCAGGACGCGCACCGGCTGGGCGCGTTCAACAGTTTTGCGGTGGGTATGACTGGCGCCTGGGGGGTGCTGCAATCGCTGTTCGGCAGCGACCGCAATATCTGGCGCAGGGGCGTCGCGATGGAATTTCATTTGGGCGAAGATCGTACGCCTTTGCCGCCGGGCGATTATGGTGACGCCACGCGGCCATTCCTGCTGCTATCCACCACATTGGACAAGCTGCCCGTGGGGATCAGGCCGTTCGGCAAGGCGGATGGCGCTATCAAGCTGGCGGTAATGAAGAATTCCCGTCGCCGCCTGGTGGCGCTGTTCCCGGCGATCGCGATGGGGTTTGCACCCAAATGGCTGGACGAATTCGGATTTCACCAGTCGGCGACCGATTGTTTCGAGATGAAAATCGGCGACCAGTTCATCCTCGATGGCGAGGTTTTCCCGGCTGGCAATTACCGGGTCGAGCAGGGTGCGCGCATGGAATTCGTGGTGCCGTGA
- a CDS encoding M20 family metallopeptidase: MKPSDLIESSRTVASDIVALRRAIHAEPELGLHTPETMAKVRAALADLPLEWREGSSTTGQVATLKGAREGAPAHARVLLRGDMDALPMEEHTGLPFASTIAGRMHACGHDTHTAMLAGAARILCDRRGELAGEVQFMFQPGEEGYHGARHMIEDGLLEPRAQAAFALHVMPRARHGLIAGRVGALMAAADQFEITVTGRGGHASMPHDTLDPVPGAAAIVTAVQAMVTRRFNAADAVVCTVTQINAGTAHNIIADTVELRGTMRSLSHENRALLHRLLQDVATNTAAAHGLSAEVRIIEGFPVTLCDERAVALGRLVTADLYGEQEWETLDSPIMGAEDFAYVLEQTPGAMFFLGVAEDGADWSSCCGIHSSKMMVDEATLPRGAALLAGCALRFLEEGWV; encoded by the coding sequence ATGAAACCATCCGATCTGATCGAATCCTCGCGTACAGTGGCAAGCGATATCGTCGCGTTGCGCCGCGCGATACATGCCGAGCCCGAGCTGGGCCTCCACACCCCCGAAACGATGGCCAAGGTCCGCGCAGCCTTGGCCGACCTGCCGCTGGAATGGCGCGAGGGCAGTTCAACCACCGGACAAGTCGCTACGTTGAAAGGCGCGCGCGAAGGCGCTCCGGCCCATGCCCGCGTCCTGCTGCGCGGCGATATGGATGCGCTGCCGATGGAGGAGCACACCGGCCTACCCTTCGCCTCTACTATCGCAGGCCGGATGCATGCCTGCGGTCACGACACGCACACCGCCATGCTGGCAGGCGCGGCGCGGATACTGTGCGATCGGCGCGGCGAATTGGCCGGAGAGGTGCAATTCATGTTCCAGCCGGGCGAGGAAGGGTATCACGGCGCGCGCCACATGATCGAAGACGGCCTGCTGGAGCCTCGCGCGCAGGCCGCGTTCGCGCTTCACGTGATGCCGCGCGCACGGCACGGGTTGATCGCGGGGCGCGTCGGCGCGCTGATGGCGGCGGCCGACCAGTTCGAGATTACCGTGACGGGGCGCGGCGGCCATGCCTCCATGCCGCATGACACGCTCGACCCGGTACCCGGCGCAGCGGCCATCGTAACGGCGGTGCAAGCAATGGTCACCCGGCGCTTCAACGCGGCCGATGCGGTGGTGTGCACCGTCACCCAGATCAACGCCGGGACTGCGCATAATATCATCGCCGATACGGTAGAGCTACGCGGCACCATGCGCAGCCTGTCGCATGAAAACCGCGCGCTGCTCCACCGACTGCTGCAGGATGTGGCGACGAACACCGCTGCGGCGCACGGTTTATCGGCAGAGGTGCGTATTATCGAGGGCTTCCCGGTCACGCTGTGCGACGAGCGCGCGGTTGCGCTGGGCCGCTTGGTCACGGCCGATCTTTACGGCGAGCAGGAATGGGAAACGCTGGACAGCCCGATCATGGGCGCGGAAGATTTCGCCTATGTGCTGGAGCAGACGCCCGGCGCGATGTTCTTCCTCGGCGTGGCGGAAGATGGCGCGGATTGGTCCAGTTGCTGCGGCATCCATTCGAGCAAGATGATGGTCGACGAGGCAACCCTGCCGCGCGGCGCGGCGCTGCTGGCGGGATGCGCGCTGCGTTTCCTAGAGGAGGGGTGGGTTTAG
- a CDS encoding long-chain-fatty-acid--CoA ligase has product MNDPQAGKVYPGTYGEALAIHARERPDQPALRFGERVTTYAEYDRHATQIANGLAARGIVKGDRIAYLGKNSDLAVELCMGAARAGVVFVPIIWRLAPAEVEFILKDCGAKALFVEEGFASAPWDGERIVMESEFAAWRDAQTDSPHETRVGPQDGHLQLYTSGTTGKPKGVVLSHHNGTNLRPILEAENIYWYCANPGDAAILAMPYGHIAGVGTATGAVLGGVDLIIHAEFDPALTIRDVERYRVKWIFLVPAAIGLLLAHPDAENADFSSVEGLTYGASPIPLELLKQGVARLKCDFAQLYGLTETYGTVVSLPPEDHRPENVAGREHVMRSAGKPLPSVELQIRGEDGKPLPPGETGEVAIRSDCVMLEYWNRPEENAKALTEDGWFLTGDAGMLDDEGYLFIQDRIKDMIITGGENVYPAEVESAIYGHPAIADIAVIGIPDQKWGEAVKAVIVLKPGAELTEDELIAHAREKIAGFKCPKSVDFIDALPRNPSGKILRRELRAPYWKGLQRQVN; this is encoded by the coding sequence GTGAACGATCCACAGGCCGGCAAGGTCTATCCCGGAACCTACGGCGAAGCTTTGGCGATCCATGCCAGGGAACGGCCCGATCAGCCCGCTCTGCGCTTCGGCGAGCGGGTCACCACCTATGCCGAATATGATCGCCACGCCACACAGATTGCCAACGGCCTGGCCGCGCGCGGGATCGTGAAGGGTGACCGGATCGCCTATCTAGGCAAGAATTCGGACCTGGCGGTGGAATTGTGCATGGGCGCGGCCCGCGCCGGAGTGGTGTTCGTACCGATCATCTGGCGGCTCGCCCCGGCGGAAGTCGAGTTCATCCTCAAGGACTGCGGTGCGAAGGCTCTGTTCGTCGAAGAAGGGTTCGCCAGTGCTCCGTGGGACGGCGAGCGGATCGTGATGGAAAGCGAATTCGCCGCCTGGCGCGATGCGCAAACCGATTCGCCGCACGAAACCCGGGTCGGTCCGCAAGACGGCCATCTGCAGCTGTACACCTCGGGCACCACCGGCAAGCCCAAGGGCGTGGTGCTGAGCCACCACAATGGCACCAATCTGCGCCCCATACTGGAAGCTGAAAATATCTATTGGTACTGCGCCAACCCGGGCGATGCAGCCATATTGGCCATGCCATACGGCCATATTGCCGGGGTCGGCACGGCGACCGGTGCAGTACTGGGCGGGGTGGATCTGATCATCCACGCCGAGTTCGATCCGGCACTGACCATTCGCGATGTCGAACGTTACCGGGTGAAGTGGATTTTCCTTGTGCCCGCCGCGATCGGCCTGCTGCTGGCCCATCCCGACGCGGAAAACGCCGATTTCTCCAGCGTGGAGGGGCTGACCTATGGTGCCAGTCCGATCCCGCTCGAGCTGCTGAAACAGGGCGTCGCGCGGCTGAAATGCGATTTTGCGCAGCTATACGGTCTGACCGAAACCTACGGCACGGTGGTCAGCCTGCCGCCCGAAGATCATCGACCTGAAAATGTGGCAGGCCGCGAACATGTGATGCGCTCTGCCGGCAAGCCATTGCCCAGCGTCGAACTGCAGATCAGGGGTGAGGACGGCAAGCCGCTCCCTCCCGGCGAAACGGGCGAAGTGGCCATCCGATCGGACTGCGTGATGCTGGAATATTGGAACCGCCCGGAAGAAAACGCCAAGGCGCTGACCGAAGATGGATGGTTCCTCACCGGCGATGCCGGGATGCTCGACGATGAAGGCTATCTGTTCATCCAGGACCGGATCAAGGACATGATCATCACCGGCGGCGAGAACGTCTATCCGGCGGAGGTCGAAAGCGCAATTTACGGCCACCCGGCAATCGCCGATATCGCGGTGATCGGCATTCCCGACCAAAAATGGGGCGAAGCGGTGAAGGCCGTCATCGTCCTCAAGCCGGGGGCGGAACTGACCGAGGACGAACTGATCGCCCATGCACGCGAGAAAATCGCCGGGTTCAAATGCCCCAAATCGGTCGATTTCATCGACGCGCTGCCACGCAACCCCAGCGGCAAGATCCTGCGCCGCGAGCTACGCGCACCCTATTGGAAGGGGCTACAGCGGCAGGTCAATTGA
- a CDS encoding tyrosine-type recombinase/integrase translates to MASDLSKITARERLKAQREPHWQRLRAGCFLGFRPLKRGGKGTWIARVYDEDARKYRVKSLGDFGALTGNVVFTAAKKEAEALADLIEAGGKVRAKLETVADACRAYAEDRPEAESRFRRYVYSDAVGKVRLAKLRRRHIAEWRKRLEEKPALVSRSKEGERRIRDRAPSTVNRDMAVLRAALAKVLPVGAPNSEAAWQEALKPIPNANGRRTLYLDRAQRRALLAKLDVEAKPFVQALCLLPLRPGAMAALTVGDFDKRTAELTIGEDKTGKPRRIKLPTEAAALLAGQAKGKLPNAPLFMRANGQSWNKETWKLPITAAVKKAELPREATAYTLRHSTITDLVTAGLPLLTIAQISGTSAEMIERHYGHLASDAAVKALGQLAL, encoded by the coding sequence ATGGCATCGGATCTCAGCAAAATCACAGCGCGGGAGCGGCTGAAGGCTCAGCGAGAGCCTCACTGGCAGCGATTGCGCGCTGGCTGCTTCCTTGGCTTTCGCCCGTTAAAGCGCGGCGGCAAGGGCACTTGGATTGCGCGCGTGTATGACGAGGATGCGCGCAAATATCGCGTCAAGTCGCTTGGGGACTTCGGGGCGCTGACGGGCAATGTCGTGTTCACTGCCGCAAAAAAGGAAGCCGAGGCGCTGGCGGACCTTATCGAGGCGGGGGGCAAAGTGCGCGCCAAGCTGGAAACTGTTGCCGATGCGTGCCGCGCCTATGCCGAAGATCGCCCCGAGGCGGAATCCCGCTTCAGGCGCTACGTCTATTCGGACGCGGTTGGCAAAGTGCGGCTGGCCAAGCTGAGGCGTCGCCATATTGCGGAATGGCGCAAGCGGCTGGAGGAAAAGCCAGCGCTCGTTAGTCGCTCCAAAGAAGGTGAGCGCCGCATACGGGACCGCGCACCCTCAACAGTCAATCGGGATATGGCGGTATTGCGTGCGGCACTTGCCAAGGTGCTACCTGTTGGCGCGCCAAATAGTGAAGCGGCGTGGCAGGAAGCGCTCAAGCCAATCCCTAATGCGAATGGGCGGCGGACGCTCTACCTTGACCGAGCACAGCGCAGGGCGCTGCTTGCGAAACTCGATGTGGAGGCAAAGCCCTTTGTGCAGGCACTTTGCCTCTTGCCTCTGCGACCGGGTGCGATGGCTGCGCTAACGGTTGGCGACTTCGACAAGCGCACTGCCGAGCTGACTATCGGTGAAGACAAGACGGGGAAGCCTCGCCGCATTAAGTTGCCGACCGAGGCGGCGGCGCTGTTGGCGGGACAGGCTAAAGGCAAGCTTCCCAATGCGCCCCTATTCATGCGCGCCAATGGCCAATCATGGAACAAGGAGACATGGAAACTGCCCATCACGGCGGCTGTGAAAAAGGCTGAATTGCCGCGCGAAGCCACCGCCTACACATTGCGACACAGCACGATTACCGACCTTGTGACGGCTGGATTGCCCTTGCTTACTATCGCGCAAATCTCCGGGACCAGTGCCGAGATGATCGAGCGGCATTACGGCCACCTTGCGAGCGATGCGGCGGTTAAAGCTCTTGGACAGCTCGCGCTATGA
- a CDS encoding helix-turn-helix domain-containing protein produces the protein MTPLTVTIPDAVQATGISRSALYEAMRRGDLAARKSGRRTLIAVADLEAYLATLPAYQVEE, from the coding sequence ATGACACCACTTACGGTCACGATTCCCGACGCCGTGCAGGCTACGGGCATCTCTCGCAGCGCACTCTATGAAGCCATGCGTCGGGGCGATCTTGCTGCAAGGAAGTCAGGACGGCGCACTCTCATTGCTGTTGCAGACTTGGAAGCCTACTTGGCCACTCTCCCCGCCTATCAGGTGGAGGAATGA
- a CDS encoding HGGxSTG domain-containing protein translates to MSKRKTANPSRKRKAISGDELKPDLALQVDQSKDETGARALARKLLQPSFKSAVTASTIAKKTLGDDMELPGIGDYIHCVQTAAKAAEKGDLSMASRMLASQAIALDSLFGELARRAALNLGDYPDASERYGRLALRAQGNCRTTLEALSKLHQPREQTVRHVHVNEGGQAVVADHFHNHAGGAANAETNKQSHATGAAGSGPRCLAKTRKGTACQSPSVKGRKRCRMHGGTNPGAPRGNRNAWKHGARSAGLLDLSQLL, encoded by the coding sequence ATGAGCAAGAGAAAAACAGCAAATCCGAGTCGCAAAAGGAAGGCTATCTCTGGCGATGAACTGAAGCCCGATTTGGCTTTGCAGGTTGATCAGAGCAAAGATGAAACCGGAGCGCGTGCATTGGCCAGGAAGCTGTTGCAGCCCTCATTCAAAAGCGCTGTCACCGCTTCGACAATCGCCAAAAAGACCTTGGGCGATGACATGGAATTGCCGGGCATAGGTGACTACATCCATTGCGTACAGACAGCGGCCAAAGCTGCCGAGAAGGGCGATCTGAGCATGGCCAGCCGGATGCTGGCCTCGCAGGCCATTGCGCTAGACAGTTTGTTTGGAGAATTGGCGCGCCGCGCAGCCCTCAATCTAGGCGATTATCCAGATGCGAGCGAACGCTACGGGCGGCTGGCCCTGCGAGCGCAAGGGAATTGCCGAACGACGCTTGAGGCGCTCTCAAAGCTGCACCAGCCGAGAGAGCAAACCGTGCGGCACGTTCACGTCAATGAAGGCGGGCAAGCGGTTGTGGCCGATCATTTTCACAATCATGCGGGGGGCGCAGCAAATGCCGAAACGAACAAACAATCCCATGCAACCGGAGCGGCTGGTAGCGGCCCCCGATGCTTGGCAAAGACGCGCAAGGGAACGGCGTGCCAATCCCCTTCGGTGAAGGGAAGAAAGCGGTGCCGGATGCACGGCGGGACGAATCCCGGAGCGCCTAGGGGCAATCGCAATGCTTGGAAGCATGGGGCGCGGTCGGCTGGGTTGCTGGATTTGTCGCAACTTTTGTGA
- a CDS encoding Fic/DOC family N-terminal domain-containing protein, which yields MTSKGRRVRLRGFVPVHYHHGAFPPIALDLEQLFPLIGPANAAVARYEGVLQGIPNPGVLLSPLTAQEAVLSSRIEGTQATLGEVLEFEAAAVGDDESTPKKADIREVLNYRRALSESVAMMADGLPLSQRLIKHAHAVLMDGVRGRNKAPGEYRRIPNWIGPQGCAIEDARFVPCGADDLPECMDSWEEYIHGDEADRLIQLAIAHAEFEAIHPFLDGNGRLGRLIIPLFLHSHGLLSRPSFYLSEYLEENRDEYYDRLLAISQTGDWTGWVAFFLRAVTAQAESNLVKADLILKLHTRLRDWTVDALHSQYGVRALDWMFMRPIFQPPHFIEDAEIPAPTARRIVRVLRENGMLRELRPASGRRAAILAFSELLNIAEGADAF from the coding sequence ATGACTTCTAAAGGGCGACGTGTTCGGTTACGGGGCTTTGTGCCTGTTCATTATCATCATGGGGCTTTCCCGCCGATAGCTCTCGACCTAGAGCAATTGTTCCCGCTTATCGGCCCTGCGAATGCAGCCGTAGCCCGCTATGAGGGGGTGCTTCAAGGCATACCGAATCCCGGCGTGTTGTTGTCTCCCTTGACCGCGCAAGAGGCAGTTCTTTCGAGCCGAATTGAAGGAACGCAAGCCACGCTTGGCGAGGTGCTTGAGTTTGAAGCCGCAGCGGTTGGAGATGATGAGAGCACTCCAAAAAAGGCTGATATTCGTGAGGTGCTTAACTACCGCCGCGCTCTGAGCGAGTCAGTGGCTATGATGGCAGATGGTCTGCCACTGTCTCAGAGGTTGATAAAGCATGCGCATGCTGTGTTGATGGATGGCGTGCGAGGTAGAAATAAGGCTCCGGGAGAGTATCGCCGGATTCCAAATTGGATAGGCCCCCAAGGCTGCGCCATAGAAGATGCAAGGTTTGTTCCTTGCGGGGCCGATGACTTGCCAGAGTGCATGGATTCTTGGGAGGAATACATCCACGGCGACGAGGCTGATAGGTTAATCCAGCTAGCGATAGCTCATGCAGAATTTGAAGCCATCCATCCGTTTTTGGATGGCAATGGCCGCCTCGGTAGACTGATAATTCCCCTCTTTTTGCATTCCCATGGCTTGTTATCGAGGCCGAGCTTTTATCTATCGGAGTATCTCGAAGAAAACCGCGATGAGTATTATGATCGCCTTCTAGCAATTTCGCAGACTGGCGACTGGACCGGTTGGGTGGCGTTTTTCCTGCGTGCGGTAACGGCTCAGGCAGAATCAAATTTGGTCAAGGCGGACCTTATTTTGAAGCTCCATACGCGATTGCGGGATTGGACCGTGGATGCTTTGCATTCGCAATACGGTGTTCGTGCCTTGGACTGGATGTTCATGCGCCCTATTTTTCAGCCACCTCATTTTATCGAAGACGCGGAGATTCCAGCGCCGACTGCGCGAAGGATCGTTCGAGTGCTTCGTGAGAATGGAATGCTTCGGGAGTTGCGGCCTGCTTCTGGGCGAAGGGCGGCGATTTTAGCTTTTTCAGAATTGCTCAACATTGCCGAGGGCGCAGACGCTTTCTAG
- the rsfS gene encoding ribosome silencing factor codes for MEDTPISDNSVAAQPGTLLALVHERLDEDQAQDVVTIPLEGKSSIADYMVIASGRSTRQVASIAQKLAESVKQGGFGPVRLEGLPQADWVLLDAGDVVVHLFRPEVRSFYNLERMWAFGDAPPVASGSA; via the coding sequence ATGGAGGATACTCCCATTTCGGATAATTCGGTCGCGGCGCAGCCCGGCACGCTGCTGGCGCTCGTCCACGAGCGGCTCGATGAAGATCAGGCGCAGGACGTCGTCACCATCCCGCTGGAAGGCAAATCCTCGATCGCCGATTACATGGTGATCGCCTCGGGCCGATCGACCCGGCAAGTCGCCTCGATCGCGCAGAAGCTGGCCGAGAGCGTCAAGCAGGGCGGCTTCGGCCCGGTCCGGCTGGAAGGTCTTCCGCAAGCCGATTGGGTGCTCCTCGATGCGGGCGATGTGGTGGTCCATTTGTTCCGCCCTGAGGTACGCAGCTTCTACAATCTGGAACGCATGTGGGCGTTTGGCGATGCACCGCCCGTGGCCAGCGGATCCGCCTGA
- a CDS encoding nicotinate-nucleotide adenylyltransferase, with translation MASARQRTDTRMNAADTGLLGGSFNPAHGGHRRVTLFAMRALGLDETWWMVSPGNPLKPRKGMAPLPARLASAVRQSRRAPIRATAIERRLGTRYTVDTLRALVRRYPKRRFVWLMGSDNLAQFHRWKDWRAIARTMPIAVIARPGYDRAAVASPAMAWLRRYRVDAASFRSRGRWSAPALVYLRFDPDARSATAIRADNPNWAGAYEGRPIRDQVTHQLIIPGAGGA, from the coding sequence ATGGCAAGCGCGCGGCAGCGGACAGATACGCGGATGAACGCTGCCGATACCGGCCTTCTGGGCGGCAGTTTCAATCCGGCCCATGGCGGGCACCGGCGCGTAACCCTGTTCGCGATGCGGGCGCTGGGGCTGGACGAGACATGGTGGATGGTTTCTCCCGGCAACCCGCTCAAACCGCGCAAGGGCATGGCACCGCTGCCCGCGCGCCTCGCCTCGGCCGTTCGGCAGAGCCGCCGGGCGCCCATCCGCGCTACTGCGATCGAACGGCGGCTGGGCACACGCTACACCGTCGATACGCTACGCGCCTTGGTGCGCCGCTATCCAAAACGGCGGTTCGTCTGGTTGATGGGCTCGGACAATCTGGCGCAGTTTCACCGCTGGAAGGACTGGCGCGCCATCGCCCGCACGATGCCGATTGCGGTGATCGCGCGGCCGGGCTATGATCGCGCTGCTGTCGCCAGCCCCGCGATGGCATGGCTGCGCCGCTATCGGGTGGACGCAGCCAGTTTCAGAAGCAGGGGCAGATGGAGCGCTCCGGCACTGGTATATCTGCGTTTCGATCCAGACGCTCGCTCGGCCACTGCAATCAGGGCCGATAATCCGAATTGGGCCGGTGCCTATGAAGGCAGGCCCATACGGGACCAGGTCACTCACCAGCTTATAATCCCCGGTGCAGGCGGCGCATGA
- a CDS encoding glutamate-5-semialdehyde dehydrogenase, protein MSSANSEQLIHTLARAARNAQGVLARMPSSDRAAALLHAARTLRDKAARILAANAQDIEAATKAGLSSAMIDRLRLDEDRLAGIAAAVEAVAALPSPVGEEIDSSTRPNGLRLSRIRVPIGLIGIIYESRPNVTADAAALCVMAGNAAILRGGSEAVHSNRAIHDAMVAGLEAGGVPAAAVQLVPTQDRAAVGAMLRASGLIDMIVPRGGKGLVARVQADARVPVLAHLDGICHTYIHASADPEMARQVALDAKMRRTGICGAMETLLLDAAFPGSQPLLGDLIEAGCQLRGDARAQALDPRIGAASDEDWDTEYLDAILSVAVVDGPAAAMAHIARYSSGHTDAIVASDEQIVEDFLAQVDSAIVMANASSQFADGGEFGLGAEIGIATGRLHARGPVALEGLTTYKWQARGSGQIRG, encoded by the coding sequence ATGTCTTCAGCCAACTCCGAACAGCTCATTCATACCCTGGCGCGAGCAGCGCGCAACGCACAAGGCGTGCTGGCCAGGATGCCGAGCAGCGACCGCGCAGCCGCGCTGTTACACGCCGCCCGCACTTTGCGAGACAAGGCGGCGCGGATTTTGGCAGCCAATGCGCAGGATATCGAAGCGGCTACCAAGGCCGGCCTGTCTTCGGCCATGATCGACCGGCTGCGGCTCGACGAAGACCGACTGGCCGGGATCGCGGCTGCCGTGGAAGCAGTGGCCGCCCTGCCCAGCCCGGTCGGCGAGGAGATCGATTCGAGCACCCGGCCGAACGGATTGCGGCTCTCGCGCATTCGGGTCCCCATCGGGCTCATCGGGATAATCTACGAAAGCCGCCCCAACGTGACCGCCGATGCAGCAGCGCTGTGCGTTATGGCGGGCAATGCGGCGATCCTGCGCGGCGGCAGTGAGGCGGTGCATTCCAACCGCGCCATACATGACGCCATGGTGGCCGGGCTGGAGGCGGGCGGGGTCCCGGCAGCAGCCGTACAATTGGTGCCAACACAGGACCGCGCGGCGGTGGGCGCCATGCTGCGCGCAAGCGGCCTTATCGACATGATCGTTCCGCGCGGGGGCAAGGGGCTGGTGGCGCGCGTGCAGGCCGATGCGCGCGTGCCCGTGCTCGCCCATCTCGACGGCATTTGTCACACATATATCCACGCCTCCGCCGATCCCGAGATGGCGCGGCAAGTGGCGCTCGACGCGAAGATGCGCCGCACCGGCATTTGCGGGGCGATGGAAACGTTGCTGCTCGATGCCGCGTTTCCCGGATCGCAGCCCTTGCTTGGTGATCTGATCGAAGCGGGCTGCCAATTGCGCGGCGATGCCCGGGCGCAGGCGCTCGACCCGCGTATCGGGGCAGCATCGGATGAGGATTGGGATACCGAGTATCTCGATGCCATATTGTCGGTGGCGGTGGTCGACGGGCCGGCTGCGGCGATGGCCCATATTGCGCGCTATTCATCGGGACATACCGATGCCATCGTCGCCTCGGACGAGCAAATCGTCGAAGATTTTCTGGCGCAAGTCGATTCGGCGATTGTCATGGCCAACGCCTCCAGCCAGTTCGCCGATGGCGGCGAATTCGGCCTCGGCGCGGAAATCGGCATCGCAACCGGCCGGCTCCATGCACGCGGACCGGTCGCGCTCGAGGGGCTGACGACCTATAAATGGCAAGCGCGCGGCAGCGGACAGATACGCGGATGA
- a CDS encoding peptidoglycan DD-metalloendopeptidase family protein yields MSLETGTSGVVLHNQEKARSWRDRVDNLFVDREFIMRSQGQVRFINIGARFQKIVATSIILALLVWGASLGAMSWSQYRAQAERSSLLQREAQVATAEDRVSEYRENIGEVASDLKRRQDFIEEMTKALPEDIKAAETVSDSSGETAELVDEVSLSIPEAAALARIEARQLSYVERLTRFADRRSAAAERAMRRLGLDPKVMLANASRDAMGGPLEQMFTGADGEIDQRFERLGLSLARMAALERGLDGIPQFSPASAGSISSGFGYRRDPFNGGGAMHSGLDFRGPTGAPIYSAAKGTVSFVGWKSGYGKVVEVSHGNGLMTRYAHMSRHKVTRGQKVAAGSVIGAIGSTGRSTGPHLHFEVRVNNRAVNPRTFLEVAPHVLKETRGRTAHEHGTDGE; encoded by the coding sequence ATGTCATTGGAAACCGGGACGAGTGGGGTCGTTTTGCATAATCAAGAAAAGGCGCGCAGTTGGCGCGACCGGGTCGATAATCTGTTCGTGGATCGCGAGTTCATCATGCGCTCGCAAGGCCAGGTTCGATTCATCAATATCGGCGCGCGATTCCAGAAGATCGTGGCGACCTCCATTATCCTGGCCCTGCTGGTCTGGGGTGCCAGCCTTGGCGCAATGTCGTGGAGCCAGTACCGCGCGCAGGCCGAGCGGTCCTCGCTGCTGCAGCGTGAGGCGCAGGTTGCCACCGCGGAAGACCGTGTTTCGGAATATCGCGAAAATATCGGCGAAGTCGCTTCGGATCTGAAGCGCCGCCAGGATTTCATCGAGGAAATGACCAAGGCACTGCCTGAAGATATCAAGGCAGCCGAAACGGTCAGCGATTCTAGCGGCGAGACGGCCGAGCTGGTCGATGAAGTCAGCCTGTCTATTCCCGAAGCCGCCGCGCTCGCCCGTATCGAGGCCCGGCAGCTTTCCTATGTCGAGCGCCTGACTCGCTTCGCCGATCGGCGATCGGCTGCCGCAGAGCGCGCGATGCGCCGCCTCGGCCTCGATCCCAAGGTGATGCTGGCAAATGCTTCGCGTGATGCGATGGGTGGTCCGCTGGAGCAGATGTTTACCGGTGCCGATGGCGAGATCGACCAGCGTTTCGAACGGCTCGGCCTCAGCCTGGCGCGCATGGCTGCGCTGGAGCGAGGTCTGGACGGTATCCCGCAATTCAGCCCCGCCAGCGCCGGCTCGATCAGCTCCGGCTTCGGCTATCGCCGCGACCCGTTCAATGGCGGCGGTGCAATGCATTCCGGGCTGGATTTCAGGGGACCCACCGGCGCACCGATCTATTCGGCGGCCAAGGGCACCGTCAGCTTCGTCGGCTGGAAATCGGGTTACGGCAAGGTCGTGGAAGTCAGCCACGGCAACGGCTTGATGACGCGTTACGCCCATATGTCCCGCCACAAGGTCACGCGCGGCCAGAAAGTGGCGGCGGGCAGCGTGATTGGCGCAATCGGCTCTACCGGACGGTCAACCGGACCCCATCTGCATTTCGAAGTGCGAGTGAACAACCGTGCGGTGAACCCGCGCACATTCCTGGAGGTTGCCCCCCATGTTCTCAAAGAAACCCGCGGAAGAACCGCTCACGAGCACGGCACCGATGGCGAGTAA